From Nicotiana tabacum cultivar K326 chromosome 20, ASM71507v2, whole genome shotgun sequence, one genomic window encodes:
- the LOC107805611 gene encoding O-fucosyltransferase 7-like, whose translation MQQKKKRWRNSVRKVLSCAIAVITFVSLLSVHVHVPSFDVTSFPHNKLPMQHELSYQRLSGERSWIEEFAPPHFSKAPVTASKLDGANWNWTLDKLWKPPPNRDYVRCVAPTSSYTSPPESRGYLLVHTNGGLNQMRAGICDMVAVARIINATLVIPELDKRSLWKDSSKFSDVFDEDHFINSLANDVRIVKKLPKELASAARAVKHFRSWSGVDYYEKEIATMWDEYQVIRAAKSDSRLANNNLPPDIQKLRCRACYQALRFSPQIEAMGKLLVDRMRTYGPYIALHLRYEKDMLAFSGCTHDLSPEEAEELRAIRESIPWWKVKDIDPVEQRGKGYCPLSPREVGMFLSALGFTSNTPIYIAAGEIYGGDSHMSDLQSRYPLLMNKEKLASYDELEPFSKHASQLAAIDYIVSVESDIFIPSYSGNMARAVEGHRRFLGHRKTISPDRKALVRLVNKVDQGTMIEGKKLSDRIIEVHRTRQGSPRKRKGPISGRKGMDRFRSEEAFYVNPLPDCLCQNEPSYSNKSHAIV comes from the exons ATGCAGCAGAAGAAGAAAAGGTGGAGGAATTCAGTTCGAAAGGTGTTAAGTTGTGCCATTGCTGTAATAACTTTTGTGTCTCTGCTATCCGTACATGTTCATGTCCCTTCCTTTGATGTTACTAGCTTCCCTCACAACAAACTTCCTATG CAGCATGAGTTGTCGTACCAAAGATTGAGCGGAGAGCGAAGCTGGATTGAAGAATTTGCTCCACCCCATTTCTCAAAAGCTCCTGTTACTGCTAGCAAG TTGGATGGTGCAAATTGGAATTGGACCTTGGATAAGTTATGGAAACCGCCTCCAAATCGAGACTATGTTCGTTGTGTTGCACCAACTTCATCATATACTT CTCCTCCAGAATCTCGAGGCTACCTGCTCGTTCATACTAATGGTGGACTCAATCAGATGAGGGCCGGG ATATGTGACATGGTTGCTGTTGCTCGTATCATAAATGCTACTCTTGTAATCCCGGAGCTTGATAAGCGCTCACTTTGGAAGGACTCTAG CAAATTCTCTGATGTGTTTGATGAAGACCATTTCATTAATTCTTTGGCAAATGATGTAAGGATTGTCAAAAAGCTACCAAAGGAACTTGCATCTGCAGCTAGAGCTGTTAAGCATTTCAGAAGTTGGTCTGGTGTAGATTACTATGAGAAGGAGATAGCTACCATGTGGGATGAATACCAG GTAATTCGAGCAGCCAAGTCTGACTCAAGGCTGGCAAATAATAACCTGCCTCCTGATATTCAGAAGTTGCGCTGCCGTGCTTGCTATCAAGCCCTCCGATTTTCTCCCCAAATCGAAGCAATGGGAAAG TTGTTGGTAGATCGTATGCGAACCTATGGTCCATACATTGCTTTACATTTGCGCTATGAAAAAGACATGCTTGCCTTTAGTGGATGCACACATGATCTATCCCCAGAAGAAGCTGAAGAACTAAGGGCAATCAG GGAAAGCATCCCATGGTGGAAAGTGAAAGACATCGACCCTGTAGAACAAAGAGGCAAAGGCTATTGTCCATTATCTCCACGGGAGGTGGGGATGTTCCTTTCTGCTCTTGGGTTCACATCGAACACCCCGATTTACATTGCTGCAGGAGAGATATATGGGGGTGATTCCCATATGTCTGATCTACAGTCTCGCTATCCCTTATTAATGAACAAG GAAAAGTTGGCGTCTTATGATGAGCTTGAACCATTCAGCAAGCATGCATCTCAATTAGCTGCAATAGATTATATTGTGTCAGTTGAGAGTGACATATTCATTCCTTCGTACTCAGGGAATATGGCAAGAGCAGTTGAGGGACATCGTCGGTTTCTGGGGCACAGGAAAACAATATCTCCTGATAG GAAAGCTCTCGTCCGGCTTGTCAACAAAGTTGACCAAGGTACAATGATAGAGGGGAAAAAACTGTCTGATCGCATTATTGAAGTTCACAGAACAAG GCAAGGATCGCCTAGGAAGCGAAAAGGACCGATTTCAGGAAGGAAGGGAATGGATAGGTTCCGTTCAGAGGAGGCATTTTATGTAAATCCTTTACCAGATTGTTTATGTCAAAATGAGCCATCATACTCAAACAAGTCTCATGCTATCGTGTAA